The DNA segment gtaataaaatgaatttctCCTTTCTATTAGTAAGACACATTTTCagttatttacataaatattatCTGTAATCAGTTCTTGGTTCATGAATACTAATGTCTATAGTGCTTTGAAGAGAATTTCCTAATAAGGTAATCTAACTAATTAATAAAGCATCTACAGGGCCTTCAAACGTCAAAAATGTCAGTCTTTGTAACATGTTTACATGAGACAATGTTCTCTGTAATCTGCTAAGTGGGTAAATTCCAACTTTAAACTTCTCAATATACCAGACTAGTCTTCTTAAAATTTATCCACAAACATTAATCTCAtcattttgtttgattgtttacaCAGGAATTCAGAGAGGTAATCACACAAAAAAAAGTACATTGATTGTGAcataatgtaaaaacaaacacttgTAGGCTTAAACATAGTTTATAACAATAATGTCTAAAAGACATTTTATCCTtaataaattaagtaaaatacaGTACCTCAGCTGATAATGAGATGTAGaattatcatcattattgttttatatttattactaTTGCCCAGAACTACTCACTAACTGACTTGGTTTCTAAGTAAGAAAGCCATTCTTCACAACAAGAATGTTTAACTTTCTTGTCACGAACCCCCTACATTTCCGTATAAGGTACTCTCATATCTTGGTAGGGTCCTTCagtataattaattataagtaaAAATTTCTGCCTTTTGCCTATAATAAATTTATTCCTCCAAAAGGGAGGTACCTAGTAATCCTGAGCTGAGGTTTTCCTGAATGTAAAACTTCAAGTAGAGAAAATAGTAATAGAGGATAAAGAGAGAATAGACCTGATATTAAAAACCtggaaaacagcaaagaaaaaccaaaaacctggaAAACAGCAAAGAACAACTGATCAGCAGTTTCTCATAGTAAAATGgtgacaagaaaaataaataagaggagtAGCGTGCTGGCATCCAGGCTGAACTCAGTGTAGGGGACCTGCTGCATTTCAGGTAGCATGCACCAGAATAGATTTCAACGCTTTGAAGAAGCTCACAAAGCCATTGATACTTTTTGCATTGTGAGATGGACTATTAACATCATGCTCTACAAGAGAAAAACTGCCTAAGTCCAGCTTGGTAAGTCATTAACCTCACAGCAAAAACCTGTTTAGTACCAGGCCAGCATCATACAAGGATCAGAAAGTCTCCTTTAGAAGTATAACCTCAAACATGATCTTTAATTCAGAATCCTTCTCTGTCcttggttattttatttgtaaatcttTTGTTGCTAAAGATTTTGCTTGattacaatataaacaaactcttCAAAGAACATACTCTTAAGATGGGACTGCAGGGGCTCCACCACCTTCCTAAGTTAGCATCTTGCCTTACAAAGAAGGTCTTGCCATCCCAGTAAGTAACATTTCACTAccactgagaaaagaaaatccttgACATAGTATTTTAACCATCAACCACAATGCAATTTCTACTAGTTTTAGAGATTTTTGTTTATAATAACTGTTTTATTGGTGTGGGTCCAAGTTCAATAGCTTAAGAAAGTAAGAGCCTTCAAAAGCAATTCAAACTCTGAATTTAGACATTTCAAATTATtcaagacttttttaaaaaatgaacttgtTGGCAGTATCTACCTTAAATGTTCACTGAAAACTGAAGTTAtaccttttgttttctgagattaaAAATATGCAAGATTTCTTTAAATTTCCACATTAGCTGCTCCCAATGTAGCATAGAAGATAGAGTCATAATCAACAGTGTAGACACTTGTAGCATTTTCCACCTTCTAACAGCATTTAAGTATTCAAACATCTTTCCTTTGTTCTTATTAAGATATACTATGAGCTGAAATTCAAGTAAAAAGATATCAAAATTCATTTCCCCCTGGTTTATGTGAAGGACTGAAagctgtttttgtctttcacttGAGGGTAACACATAATCAAAGTCCGAACACAGGAATCTTCACAAATGTAACATTGTTCATTGCCTTCTGTTATAGAAGATGTTAAGTGAAAAGGGCActccatataaatattaaataattaaattaaattgttcatataaataaataaaatatgaccaaGAGACTTCTACAGCTCAGTTGAACGCCCTTTGATTAGCACTGTAGGGTTGAGGTCATCTAATCTGGAATGGGAGTCACTTGCATTGATGGTGGCTGCTTTGGCAGGCTGTGGATCTTGCACACTGAAGGAGGTGAAAGGACAGCCCTTCACATTGTTACAGATGAGCGACTGAATGGAAGCAGTGTTGATGACCTTAAAACCCACTTCTCCTCCAAAAGTGCTTGgcttccagtactcaggagaacAGATGGGATTACCCATAAGTCCTTTCAAGGAGAATGGTGCTCCAAGTTCTACCATGGTCTCCCCAAAGATAGCATCCGGACGAGGCTTTTCCACCAGCAGGGCAGGATACAGCTCCATGGCGTTGATGTCACTGTAGAGGGCTTCCAACTCTGCGgccatttccttctctcctggAAGGTAAAGAAGACAGAGCTACAGGCAATGTTGAACTAGGAAAAGGAggaaacagttctggctgtcgAGCATAGGCTTTTCCACTGCTCACTAGCCTACTCCCATCCCCACCATGCCTTCTCAATAAACTGAACCCttaaaaaggagaagagaaggaggaggaggaggaggaggctcatCCCTTACCAAAtgctttctcactttctcttttcccatTGAATCCTGATCCTTTTAGAAGTTTCAGAAACCGTCTCTCACCTGTGAGTTCTTCAAATGATGTGTAGGGCTTCAGGGAGAAGCGTTTGCGGTACTCATTCAGGGATTGGTACCTCATCTCTCTGCTCTGGTCAATGGAGGCCTTGGCCACTGCTTTTACTGCAACTGGAACATTCCTACCCCCAGCAACCTGAGGAAAACGAAGAAGAAAATGCACTTCTTAGGCATATTCCTGTTGTCCTACGTCCTGACCTCAACACGTCTATTCTGTAATgaacttgcctttttttttttttttttttgccggagctgaggatcgaacccagggccttgcgcttgctaggcaagcgctctaccactgagcttaattcCCAACCCCGAACTTGCCTTTTACAGTTACAAAAAATAAGCTGATAGACAAGCCTGAATATTTCCTGCTGTCATCTATCAGATGATGGCAAGCTTTTAAGGGTATTAGTTTTAAGAGAATGTGTTGTTATTTGCTTGATAATTGTAGACTAAAACCGTAGCCTTTCAAAAAACTTCCCAGGCTTCCTGTTTCAAGAACCAGTAGACCATCCAGTTATTCTTTTAGTAAAAGGAAAAATGATCTCTATGACAGAAATCCAAAAGCTACGGACCAGCTTGTTATTGCTTTTCAGGAATGATGCTTACCCGGCCGGCGATCTGTCTGGTGAATGACTCAACAAACTGGGTGAGTCCGTGTTCCACGAGGATGGAGTTGTTGTAGAGGAACTGTTTGAAGTTGTACTCTTGCTCTTCGATCTGGAAGGTGTCAGGCAGCAGAGGGTGCCAGTGATAGAGTGTGTTGAATTCAGCTGCAATGCGGTTCTGGTACTGAAACTGTTGGTTAAAAAGCAGCTCCGGGTCGAACTTGAGTTTGAAGTGGTAGCCGCTCAGGTGCTGCACGTAGTCTTCGATCACAATCTTGATTGTTTCTCCTGTTGCACAACACAGAGagtttatttttccttgctcTCCAGTGGGAGGTACGTTACCAGGCATGCGCTCATTCTCACTATTCACAAGAATGAGTCAAAACACAGCAAAGGTAACATGTGAGGTTTCCTTTGGCTTGGGGAGATGGCCGTGCTGATTTTCTCTTGCTCACCTATCAGTATGAGCCTGCTTGTCTGGAATAATCTCTCATCGTCCCACTCAGGATGCTCCCGCTTCAGCACATCACACACTCTGTTGTGCTCCCGAAGCCAGATTGTAGCATACATCATCAGACCAGGTACCAGACCAAAGACCTC comes from the Onychomys torridus chromosome 11, mOncTor1.1, whole genome shotgun sequence genome and includes:
- the Ptgs2 gene encoding prostaglandin G/H synthase 2, whose translation is MLLRAVLLCAALALSHAANPCCSNPCQNRGECMSTGFDQYKCDCTRTGFYGENCTIPEFLTRIKLLLKPTPNTVHYILTHFKGVWNIVNNIPFLRNFIMRYVLTSRSHLIDSPPTYNVHYGYKNWEAFSNLSYYTRVLPPVADDCPTPMGVKGNKELPDSKEVLEKVLLRRNFIPDPQGTNMMFAFFAQHFTHQFFKTDQKRGPGFTRGLGHGVDLNHIYGETLDRQHKLRLFKDGKLKYQVIDGEVYPPTVKDTEVEMIYPPHTPEHLRFAVGQEVFGLVPGLMMYATIWLREHNRVCDVLKREHPEWDDERLFQTSRLILIGETIKIVIEDYVQHLSGYHFKLKFDPELLFNQQFQYQNRIAAEFNTLYHWHPLLPDTFQIEEQEYNFKQFLYNNSILVEHGLTQFVESFTRQIAGRVAGGRNVPVAVKAVAKASIDQSREMRYQSLNEYRKRFSLKPYTSFEELTGEKEMAAELEALYSDINAMELYPALLVEKPRPDAIFGETMVELGAPFSLKGLMGNPICSPEYWKPSTFGGEVGFKVINTASIQSLICNNVKGCPFTSFSVQDPQPAKAATINASDSHSRLDDLNPTVLIKGRSTEL